One Bacteroidales bacterium genomic window carries:
- the uvrC gene encoding excinuclease ABC subunit UvrC: MPREDVLKQIELLPLKPGVYQFFDEKGNLLYIGKAQNLRKRVASYFQKEPSSIKLKLLVSKINRIEFIVVSSSIDALILENNLIKKHQPKYNVLLRDDKTYPWIIITDEEYPRIIKTRDKTYRNAEYFGPYPSGRMMHSILNVFERLFYFRTCQLKLNEKDIQKGKFKPCISFQLKRCLAPCIGLQSHEDYLHMVQQAKKILRGNIKPVLQEIEQQMKSFAERWEFEKAQEMKEKWQLLKEYQAKSVVSFPHLGNVDVFSMIRDGEYAYVNFFRIVEGNVVYGQSIELKSRLEETNEELLLLAIGNFWAMMGENPTEVIVPFPIHAKMDHIKFVVPKKGEKLELLKLSLKNATEFKERQQKQLLQINPETYIDNLLLKVQSELNLSQKPVHIECFDISNFQGEEAVAACVVFKNGKPSKSEYRIFHIKTVTGANDFAMVKESVFRRYKRLVEEKKELPQLVIIDGGKGQLSAAHEAIQALKLQDQIHLIGIAKKLEEIFKTNDPLPLFLNKKSEVLKFIQRIRDEAHRFALKNHRKYRSQQVLSSQLKSLPGIGEKTVQKLFKFFGSLENMAKADRFTFIRHFGANRGSRIYVNIKKILPTLINEK; encoded by the coding sequence ATGCCCAGGGAGGATGTCTTAAAACAAATCGAATTGCTGCCACTCAAACCTGGGGTATACCAGTTCTTTGATGAAAAGGGAAACTTGCTTTATATAGGAAAAGCTCAAAATTTACGAAAAAGAGTAGCAAGTTATTTTCAAAAAGAACCCTCCTCCATCAAACTTAAATTACTTGTTAGTAAAATTAACCGTATCGAATTTATCGTTGTATCATCATCTATAGATGCACTCATTCTCGAAAACAATCTTATTAAGAAGCATCAACCTAAATACAACGTATTGCTTCGTGACGATAAAACTTACCCTTGGATAATCATTACTGATGAGGAGTATCCTAGAATTATTAAGACAAGAGATAAAACTTATCGCAATGCAGAATACTTTGGTCCATACCCATCTGGTCGCATGATGCATTCTATCTTAAACGTATTCGAAAGACTTTTTTACTTTCGGACATGCCAATTGAAATTAAATGAAAAAGATATTCAAAAAGGAAAATTCAAACCCTGTATATCATTTCAATTGAAAAGATGCTTGGCTCCTTGCATAGGCTTACAAAGCCATGAAGATTATTTACACATGGTTCAACAGGCAAAAAAAATTTTACGAGGAAATATCAAGCCGGTGCTTCAAGAAATCGAACAACAAATGAAGTCTTTTGCTGAGCGCTGGGAATTTGAAAAAGCTCAAGAGATGAAAGAAAAATGGCAATTGCTTAAAGAATATCAGGCCAAATCTGTAGTTTCTTTTCCACATCTTGGTAATGTAGATGTTTTTAGTATGATACGTGATGGTGAATATGCATATGTCAATTTTTTTCGAATTGTTGAAGGCAATGTGGTGTACGGTCAATCAATCGAACTTAAATCTCGTCTTGAGGAAACAAATGAAGAACTTCTTTTATTAGCTATAGGTAATTTTTGGGCCATGATGGGAGAAAACCCAACTGAAGTCATCGTTCCCTTTCCTATTCACGCTAAAATGGATCATATCAAATTTGTAGTTCCTAAGAAGGGTGAAAAACTTGAATTGCTTAAACTTTCCCTTAAAAATGCCACAGAGTTTAAAGAAAGACAACAGAAACAACTATTACAAATAAACCCCGAAACATACATCGATAATTTACTTCTCAAAGTACAATCAGAATTAAATCTTTCTCAAAAACCTGTTCATATTGAATGTTTTGATATTTCAAATTTTCAAGGAGAAGAAGCAGTTGCAGCTTGCGTTGTTTTTAAAAACGGAAAACCATCAAAATCCGAGTATAGAATTTTCCATATTAAAACTGTGACGGGTGCTAATGATTTTGCTATGGTGAAAGAATCAGTGTTTAGACGATATAAACGTTTGGTTGAGGAAAAAAAAGAGCTGCCACAATTGGTGATCATCGATGGTGGTAAGGGACAACTATCTGCTGCTCACGAAGCTATTCAAGCACTTAAATTGCAGGATCAAATCCATCTTATTGGTATTGCAAAAAAACTAGAAGAAATATTTAAGACTAATGATCCTCTTCCACTATTTCTGAATAAAAAAAGTGAGGTGCTAAAATTCATCCAGAGAATCCGTGATGAAGCCCATCGGTTTGCTTTAAAAAATCACAGAAAATACAGATCTCAACAAGTGCTTTCCTCGCAATTAAAAAGCCTTCCTGGCATTGGGGAAAAAACCGTTCAAAAACTTTTTAAATTTTTTGGTTCCTTAGAAAACATGGCAAAAGCTGATCGTTTTACTTTTATCCGACATTTTGGAGCTAATCGCGGATCGCGCATTTATGTAAATATAAAAAAAATCTTGCCAACTTTGATTAATGAAAAATAA
- a CDS encoding DUF5723 family protein, producing MKKIFVIAIMFQLIFVLNSQNDLIIHGLNIIPQSTYLNPSFVPQCKVHVGLPFLSSFYLDLGHNGFNAQDVLSISQQDSVIINMNSLLDKLKKNNLVFTNLNFEFFSMGFKLKQKHYFNFYLAEKFGVRMYYPRDLIEFIYKGNGALLDEKMHIGRLSLNFMHYREYALGYAYLWKNNLYLGGRIKFLFGKSNFHTRKLDASLTTTSPFFDITAQADIDLRSSGLFGYDSTNEFDGREYLMNTKNFGLGIDAGATYKYNDKFTFAASIVDFGYIRWKTNTTNFVNHNPNATFTFSGIDISDFVGDRDSTDTINMEDKLNAIKDSIFDIFKIDTNYNAYTTMLNTKIHLSGFYQLTKNDKISAILRIWFYDKGLHPALSVSYLRRLGNVFNISASYSITNSNYTNLGLGFSLKPGFFQIYLLTDNILSPFIWNKYVWDGGNSSISLPRNWKYMNVHFGINLVFGCKPPKDYIPIF from the coding sequence ATGAAAAAAATATTTGTAATCGCCATCATGTTTCAATTGATTTTCGTTTTGAATTCACAAAACGACTTGATTATTCACGGATTAAATATCATACCTCAGTCTACATATTTAAATCCCTCCTTCGTTCCTCAATGTAAGGTTCATGTTGGTTTACCTTTCCTCTCAAGTTTTTATTTGGATCTTGGGCACAATGGATTTAACGCACAAGATGTTTTATCAATTAGTCAGCAAGATTCCGTCATCATCAATATGAACTCATTATTGGATAAACTCAAGAAAAACAATCTCGTATTTACTAACCTTAATTTTGAGTTCTTCTCTATGGGCTTTAAATTGAAACAGAAACATTATTTCAATTTTTACCTGGCTGAAAAATTCGGAGTTCGAATGTATTATCCTCGTGATCTTATTGAATTTATATACAAAGGAAATGGTGCACTACTGGACGAAAAAATGCATATAGGTCGTCTGAGTTTAAACTTCATGCATTATAGAGAATATGCGTTGGGATATGCGTATCTATGGAAGAATAATCTGTATTTAGGAGGTCGGATAAAATTTTTGTTTGGTAAATCTAACTTCCATACTCGGAAATTAGACGCTTCCCTGACTACCACTTCTCCTTTCTTCGATATTACAGCCCAAGCTGATATTGACCTTAGAAGTAGCGGATTATTTGGTTACGACAGCACCAATGAATTTGATGGTCGTGAATACCTCATGAATACAAAAAACTTTGGCTTAGGTATTGACGCTGGAGCCACATATAAATACAACGACAAGTTCACATTTGCTGCATCAATAGTTGATTTTGGCTACATTCGCTGGAAAACTAACACGACCAATTTCGTGAATCATAATCCAAATGCTACATTTACTTTTTCTGGAATTGACATTAGCGATTTTGTTGGAGATAGAGATTCTACCGATACCATTAATATGGAAGATAAACTAAACGCTATTAAGGATTCTATATTTGACATATTTAAAATCGATACCAATTATAACGCCTACACCACCATGCTTAACACCAAAATACATTTAAGTGGCTTTTATCAATTGACTAAAAACGACAAAATCTCCGCAATTCTTCGCATCTGGTTTTACGATAAGGGACTTCATCCAGCTCTGAGCGTGTCATACCTAAGAAGATTGGGCAATGTATTCAATATATCTGCATCTTATTCTATCACTAATAGCAATTATACAAATCTTGGTTTAGGTTTTTCTCTCAAACCTGGTTTCTTCCAAATTTATCTCTTAACTGACAATATTCTTTCTCCTTTTATCTGGAACAAATATGTATGGGATGGTGGTAACAGTAGTATTTCATTACCTAGAAACTGGAAATATATGAACGTTCATTTTGGAATTAATCTGGTTTTTGGCTGCAAACCACCCAAAGATTACATTCCAATTTTTTAA
- a CDS encoding peptide MFS transporter, translating into MKIPKGLIPSALANMGERFGFYTMMAILVLFLEAKFNLGKSWNGIIYSVFYASIYLLALVGGIIADRTRNYKGTILIGLLVMSLGYVLMAFPTPIRSDQQALFLIITLLGLFTIAFGNGLFKGNLQALVGQMYDNDEFKPYRDRGYQIFYLFINVGAFFAPLAATGVRNWWLHSHGFAYKSELPSLCHSYLDGKLAAEDIQKFETFAREVSLNGQFSSLQEFATNYLDVFVKGYHYAFIVSVLAMLISLLIYLAYKKFFPDVRKHETTTQDSSVREIPVMSKEEIRQRIYALLAVYAIVIFFWFSFHQNGLTLTYFAKEYTHLELWGFPLTAEIFQSINPLFIIVLTPIIIAFFGFLSKKNMEPSTPKKIAIGMFIAALAYLLMMIGSFNLPPRYEIQSVVPEELKVTPWLLIGTYFILTVAELFISPLGISFVSKVAPPQYQGLMQGGWLGATAIGNQLLFIGGLLYANVPLWITWLTFVVVCLLSMLTMIMMLRWLEKFAK; encoded by the coding sequence ATGAAAATACCTAAAGGTTTAATCCCTTCGGCGCTTGCCAATATGGGTGAGCGTTTTGGTTTTTACACCATGATGGCCATACTCGTTTTGTTTTTGGAAGCTAAATTTAACCTTGGAAAATCTTGGAATGGCATTATTTATTCCGTGTTTTACGCTTCCATCTACTTGCTTGCTCTTGTTGGAGGAATCATTGCCGACAGAACAAGAAATTACAAAGGAACCATCTTAATTGGTTTACTAGTGATGTCTCTAGGATACGTACTCATGGCTTTCCCAACACCAATACGTTCTGACCAACAAGCACTATTTTTAATCATCACCTTGTTAGGACTTTTTACGATTGCATTTGGAAATGGCCTATTTAAAGGTAATTTACAAGCACTTGTAGGTCAAATGTATGATAATGATGAATTTAAACCCTATCGTGATCGAGGATATCAAATATTTTATTTATTTATTAACGTGGGTGCTTTTTTTGCACCTCTTGCTGCTACAGGAGTTAGAAATTGGTGGCTTCATAGTCACGGTTTTGCATATAAATCTGAATTACCATCTCTATGTCATTCCTACCTTGACGGAAAACTAGCTGCAGAGGATATTCAGAAATTTGAAACCTTTGCACGGGAAGTTTCTCTCAACGGCCAATTTTCATCCCTGCAAGAATTTGCTACCAATTACTTGGATGTTTTCGTTAAAGGATACCACTATGCTTTTATTGTGTCTGTTCTTGCCATGCTTATTTCTCTTCTTATTTACCTTGCTTACAAAAAATTCTTTCCTGACGTTCGTAAGCATGAAACAACTACCCAAGATAGCTCTGTTCGAGAAATTCCTGTCATGTCCAAAGAAGAAATTCGTCAGAGAATTTACGCATTGCTCGCTGTCTACGCAATTGTAATATTCTTCTGGTTTAGCTTTCATCAAAATGGTTTAACTCTAACTTATTTTGCCAAAGAATACACTCATCTCGAATTGTGGGGCTTCCCTCTAACGGCTGAAATCTTTCAATCCATCAATCCCCTTTTCATCATTGTTCTAACCCCTATTATAATAGCATTTTTTGGTTTTCTCTCAAAGAAGAACATGGAACCTTCTACTCCCAAAAAAATAGCCATAGGTATGTTTATTGCAGCCCTTGCTTACTTACTCATGATGATTGGTTCATTCAACCTACCACCTCGTTATGAAATTCAAAGCGTAGTTCCTGAAGAACTTAAAGTAACACCATGGTTACTTATTGGAACATATTTTATTTTGACTGTTGCTGAATTGTTTATAAGTCCTTTGGGTATCTCATTTGTATCCAAAGTTGCTCCACCCCAATATCAAGGATTGATGCAAGGCGGTTGGCTTGGCGCAACAGCTATTGGAAATCAACTTTTATTCATTGGTGGATTGCTTTACGCTAATGTGCCTTTATGGATTACATGGCTGACATTCGTAGTGGTATGTCTTCTTTCCATGCTTACCATGATCATGATGCTACGATGGTTAGAAAAATTTGCTAAGTAA
- a CDS encoding molybdopterin molybdotransferase MoeA produces MYSLEEAISLIYSLPIQVEKEKLHFLHTLHRILAQDILADRDMPPFDKSAVDGYACRKEDIHQPLKVIEIVAAGQKPKQEVVKGTCIKIMTGAPIPRGADTVLMKEHVEEKDGWITAKILSSASNIAFQGEDMRENEIIIKKGTFIRPQHIGIFASTGHTTVEVYKQIKVGIVTTGDEIVEPSFTPETFQIRNTNAYTLMALIEEAGAIPHYYGIVPDQTSILFQIIQKASDENELVLVTGGVSEGDFDFVPQIMKELGYQILFDSLSVQPGRPTTLARKENKYIFGLAGNPVSTFVQFHLLVKLLIWRIMGWEEKPKTYKIRMGSSINRKKAERTSFYPIRINVNGEAEPIRYNGSGHFYAFAEADGLVVIDKGLKEISKGNEATLRLI; encoded by the coding sequence ATGTATTCTTTAGAAGAAGCAATCTCACTAATTTACTCTCTTCCAATTCAAGTCGAGAAAGAAAAACTTCATTTTTTACATACTCTTCACAGAATTTTAGCCCAGGATATTCTCGCTGATAGGGACATGCCACCCTTTGATAAATCGGCTGTGGATGGATATGCATGCCGCAAAGAAGATATCCACCAACCTTTAAAAGTTATAGAAATCGTAGCAGCTGGGCAAAAGCCAAAGCAGGAAGTAGTAAAAGGTACATGTATTAAAATCATGACAGGTGCCCCTATCCCCCGCGGTGCAGACACGGTTTTGATGAAAGAGCACGTGGAAGAAAAAGATGGCTGGATTACTGCCAAAATTTTATCTTCAGCATCCAACATTGCTTTTCAAGGAGAAGATATGCGTGAAAATGAAATAATCATTAAGAAAGGAACTTTTATCCGTCCACAACACATAGGAATTTTTGCTTCGACAGGCCATACAACGGTAGAAGTATATAAGCAAATTAAAGTCGGTATTGTAACCACAGGCGATGAAATCGTGGAACCTTCATTTACACCTGAAACTTTTCAAATTCGCAACACAAATGCATATACGTTAATGGCTCTTATTGAGGAAGCAGGCGCTATTCCACATTATTATGGAATAGTTCCTGATCAAACCTCGATACTTTTTCAAATAATTCAGAAAGCTAGTGACGAGAATGAACTTGTTCTTGTTACTGGCGGGGTTTCGGAAGGAGATTTTGATTTTGTTCCGCAGATTATGAAAGAATTAGGATACCAAATCTTGTTTGATTCTCTATCCGTGCAACCCGGTCGGCCAACGACTCTTGCACGAAAAGAAAACAAGTATATTTTCGGCTTAGCCGGCAATCCTGTCAGTACTTTCGTGCAATTTCATTTGCTCGTAAAACTTCTTATTTGGCGAATAATGGGTTGGGAAGAAAAACCAAAAACATATAAAATTCGCATGGGTTCATCTATTAATCGAAAGAAAGCAGAAAGAACTTCATTTTACCCCATTCGAATCAATGTAAATGGAGAAGCTGAACCTATTCGATACAATGGGTCAGGACATTTTTATGCTTTCGCAGAAGCTGATGGATTGGTAGTTATAGATAAGGGTCTGAAAGAAATAAGTAAAGGAAATGAAGCTACTTTACGACTCATATAA
- a CDS encoding radical SAM protein produces MKLLYDSYKRRITYLRVSVTDRCNLRCTYCMPENGIKLLSHQDILSFEEITRVIKYATEHGVYKIRITGGEPLVRKNIVNLVAMIAEIPGIQDLSMTTNGQWLAQYAYDLKKAGLHRINVSLDTLDPEKFKQITRGGILQNTLDGIFKALEVGFYPIKLNCVIENSTDEDDAKLVKQFAEKHGFEIRFIQKMNLEKGIFSHVIGGEGGKCHTCHRLRLSAKGDLVPCLFSDLEYNIREWGIEKAFELALKNKPCCGHKAIKHSFYSIGG; encoded by the coding sequence ATGAAGCTACTTTACGACTCATATAAACGGAGAATTACTTATTTACGTGTGTCCGTAACTGATCGATGCAATCTGAGGTGTACGTATTGCATGCCTGAAAATGGTATTAAACTTTTGTCACATCAAGATATTTTAAGCTTTGAAGAAATCACAAGAGTAATTAAATACGCTACCGAGCATGGTGTTTATAAAATTCGAATTACTGGGGGTGAACCTCTCGTAAGAAAAAACATCGTAAACTTGGTGGCTATGATAGCAGAAATTCCTGGTATTCAAGATCTTTCTATGACCACCAACGGACAATGGTTAGCTCAATATGCCTATGATTTGAAAAAAGCAGGTCTTCACCGTATCAATGTAAGTCTTGATACCCTTGATCCCGAAAAATTTAAACAAATCACACGTGGTGGCATTCTCCAGAATACACTTGATGGTATCTTTAAGGCCCTCGAAGTAGGATTTTATCCCATTAAACTTAATTGCGTGATTGAAAATTCTACCGATGAAGATGATGCAAAACTAGTAAAACAATTTGCCGAAAAGCATGGCTTTGAAATTCGTTTTATCCAAAAAATGAATTTGGAAAAAGGGATCTTTTCTCACGTAATTGGTGGAGAAGGAGGTAAATGCCATACTTGCCATAGACTGAGACTTTCAGCTAAAGGGGATCTTGTTCCGTGCCTTTTTAGCGACCTCGAATACAACATCCGTGAATGGGGAATTGAAAAAGCTTTTGAACTTGCCCTTAAAAATAAGCCCTGTTGTGGTCATAAAGCAATAAAGCATTCTTTCTATAGCATAGGAGGTTAA
- the moaC gene encoding cyclic pyranopterin monophosphate synthase MoaC, whose translation MEKNFSHLDESGKAQMVDISNKPSSEREALARGIIKLKPQTIDLIKQHLIKKGDVITIAEIAGIQAAKKASELIPLCHPIQLTKIDVTAIIRENEIEVKSLARCVDKTGVEMEALTAVSIALLTIYDMCKAVDDSMSITDISLVYKTKKP comes from the coding sequence ATGGAAAAAAATTTTTCTCATCTCGACGAGAGTGGAAAAGCTCAAATGGTCGATATCTCAAACAAACCCTCTTCGGAAAGAGAAGCCCTTGCCAGAGGAATCATAAAACTTAAACCTCAAACCATTGATCTTATCAAACAACACTTAATCAAAAAGGGTGATGTCATTACAATAGCCGAAATTGCAGGTATACAAGCAGCTAAAAAAGCATCGGAACTTATACCTTTATGCCACCCCATACAATTAACGAAAATTGATGTAACGGCTATAATTCGAGAAAACGAGATCGAAGTGAAAAGTCTTGCTAGATGTGTAGATAAGACTGGTGTAGAAATGGAAGCCCTTACCGCTGTTAGTATTGCTCTATTAACTATTTACGACATGTGCAAAGCCGTCGACGATTCCATGTCCATAACAGACATATCTTTGGTGTACAAAACAAAAAAACCATGA